A genome region from Candidatus Saganbacteria bacterium includes the following:
- a CDS encoding methyltransferase domain-containing protein: MQQEKIRLNIGCGNDIRPGYINCDKVAIEGVDKAVDLDARLPFEDNSVNEIVLIDVLEHVQDFIGSMEELCRILEKNGRLIIQVPYWNSWCAVADPTHRRGFHEKVFNFFDPDREECRERHYYTKARFRIISLNPVLYPFSPSFRSKKREIKNKLLKKAVFFLGNYLNNIIIDLSVILEKA; the protein is encoded by the coding sequence ATGCAACAAGAAAAAATAAGACTAAATATAGGTTGCGGCAATGATATCAGGCCAGGTTATATCAATTGCGACAAAGTAGCAATAGAAGGGGTGGATAAAGCAGTTGATCTTGATGCTAGGCTGCCCTTTGAGGATAATAGTGTTAATGAAATAGTCCTCATCGATGTGCTTGAGCATGTTCAGGATTTTATAGGATCTATGGAAGAGCTTTGCAGGATCTTGGAAAAAAATGGGCGGCTTATTATACAGGTACCTTATTGGAATAGCTGGTGCGCCGTGGCCGATCCGACGCACAGGCGTGGTTTTCATGAAAAAGTATTCAATTTTTTTGATCCGGACAGGGAAGAATGCAGGGAAAGGCACTATTACACAAAAGCCAGGTTCAGGATTATTTCTTTAAATCCGGTTTTGTACCCGTTTTCACCATCCTTCAGATCCAAAAAAAGAGAAATAAAGAATAAATTATTGAAAAAGGCGGTGTTTTTTCTGGGCAACTATTTGAATAATATCATCATAGATCTGTCTGTGATACTTGAAAAAGCATAA
- a CDS encoding aldolase/citrate lyase family protein, giving the protein MENLKKRLGEKKLTVGSWIQIPDTFTAEIMAKSGFDWLAIDMEHGLIDMKDVFRLIQVIDLAGSVPLVRLNVNDASTIRRVMDAGAAGVIVPMVNSADDAQKAVEAVKYPPQGKRSFGLGRAHGYGRKFKEYISASNSRSILVVQIEHIDAVRNLDEILEIKGIDAVIIGPYDLSGSMGIPGKFNDTKFIKVIGEISKKVKSKKIALGFHLVQPGAGELNKKIKEGFTFIAYGMDTIYLSNALSNAVNDIRKG; this is encoded by the coding sequence ATGGAAAATCTGAAGAAGAGGCTTGGCGAAAAAAAACTGACGGTTGGAAGCTGGATCCAAATCCCGGATACATTTACCGCGGAAATAATGGCAAAGTCAGGATTTGATTGGCTGGCGATCGACATGGAACATGGCTTGATAGATATGAAGGACGTTTTCAGGCTGATACAGGTGATTGATCTTGCAGGGTCGGTTCCCCTTGTGCGGCTCAATGTAAATGATGCCAGCACCATTAGGCGTGTGATGGACGCGGGAGCGGCCGGAGTGATCGTTCCTATGGTCAACTCTGCTGATGATGCCCAAAAAGCGGTTGAGGCCGTAAAATATCCCCCCCAAGGCAAGAGGAGCTTCGGTTTGGGCAGGGCGCATGGTTATGGCAGGAAATTTAAGGAATATATCTCGGCGTCAAACTCACGTAGCATTCTAGTGGTCCAGATAGAGCATATAGATGCAGTAAGGAATCTGGATGAAATTTTAGAAATAAAGGGGATTGATGCGGTGATAATCGGTCCGTATGATCTTTCCGGCTCCATGGGTATCCCGGGGAAATTTAATGACACAAAGTTTATAAAAGTAATCGGAGAGATCAGCAAAAAGGTAAAGAGCAAAAAGATCGCGCTGGGATTCCATCTTGTTCAACCAGGCGCAGGAGAGCTCAATAAAAAGATAAAAGAGGGCTTCACTTTTATCGCTTATGGAATGGATACTATATATCTGTCAAACGCCCTGTCAAACGCGGTTAATGATATAAGAAAAGGATAA
- a CDS encoding class I SAM-dependent methyltransferase, translating into MKEFDLMRPKGAYEEVLLQREKDGFAFFSKYKDSFIDIDCPACGERGEKAFEKYGFTHKICDKCKTLFCSPRPNDELLGVYYNEYEAPKMWTKLLVKADASRKALQYAPRAEKIVDLMKKRGKNGGLAVDIGAGSGAFSIALKNTGFFSDVITLDFSKDCVAECKRSGLNARLGTVTDLSDSSANLICMNDLLEHLFDPLTFLKKCANALRPKGVVSIATPNGQGFDFQILKEKTGNITPPEHLNYFNPASLSMLLNRAGFETISAETPGILDVDIILNGKKVGFPLKQKNEYLDSLMVQDESIRKKFQKFLSENGLSSHMLVMAKKK; encoded by the coding sequence GTGAAGGAATTTGATCTGATGCGGCCGAAGGGCGCCTACGAGGAGGTGCTTCTCCAAAGAGAGAAAGACGGCTTTGCTTTTTTCTCAAAGTATAAAGACAGTTTTATCGATATAGATTGCCCTGCCTGCGGTGAAAGGGGTGAAAAAGCTTTTGAGAAATACGGTTTTACACATAAGATCTGCGATAAATGCAAGACCCTGTTCTGTTCTCCGAGGCCGAATGACGAGCTGTTAGGTGTTTATTATAATGAATATGAAGCGCCTAAAATGTGGACCAAACTGCTTGTAAAAGCGGATGCAAGCAGAAAGGCTCTCCAGTATGCTCCGCGCGCGGAAAAAATTGTTGATCTTATGAAAAAGCGCGGAAAAAACGGCGGCCTCGCTGTTGACATAGGTGCCGGATCGGGAGCCTTTTCTATAGCACTCAAAAATACCGGTTTCTTTTCAGATGTGATAACGCTTGATTTCTCAAAGGACTGTGTGGCTGAATGCAAAAGATCAGGGTTGAATGCACGCCTTGGCACAGTAACCGATCTTTCTGATTCATCTGCCAACCTCATCTGTATGAACGATCTTTTGGAACATCTGTTTGATCCGCTCACTTTTCTGAAAAAATGCGCGAATGCGCTTCGCCCGAAGGGTGTTGTCTCGATCGCCACGCCCAACGGGCAGGGTTTTGATTTTCAGATACTTAAGGAAAAGACCGGGAATATTACACCGCCGGAACACCTCAATTATTTCAATCCGGCCTCGCTGTCTATGCTGCTTAACAGGGCCGGGTTTGAAACGATATCTGCCGAAACGCCGGGGATACTTGATGTGGACATTATTTTGAACGGAAAAAAGGTCGGCTTTCCCCTCAAGCAAAAAAATGAATATCTTGACAGCCTTATGGTACAGGACGAGAGTATACGAAAAAAATTCCAGAAGTTTTTATCGGAGAACGGCTTGTCCAGCCATATGCTGGTAATGGCAAAGAAAAAATGA